The following proteins are co-located in the Patescibacteria group bacterium genome:
- a CDS encoding YebC/PmpR family DNA-binding transcriptional regulator, protein MSGHSKWATTKHQKAVTDARRGAAFTKIANMITVAAREGGDVEFNFKLRLAVEKAKAASMPKDNIERAIVRGSGKGDGANKLEELTYEAYGPGGSAMIITALTDNKLRTYTDIRAIMNKANGRIAEAGSVMYLFKHSGEIIVSHAPEKSDEVQLIAIDQGADDVESDEGLTRVITAVPDLQKIRQGLLDAGLTVDDAKLQWIAKTPHILSDEDLAKLDRLIELLDELDDVTEVATNVG, encoded by the coding sequence ATGTCCGGACACTCTAAATGGGCCACCACCAAACATCAGAAAGCCGTTACCGACGCCAGACGTGGAGCGGCGTTTACCAAAATTGCCAATATGATCACCGTAGCCGCACGTGAAGGTGGCGATGTGGAATTTAATTTCAAACTGCGCCTGGCGGTGGAAAAAGCCAAAGCGGCCAGTATGCCCAAAGACAACATTGAACGAGCAATTGTGCGCGGATCGGGCAAAGGTGATGGAGCCAATAAATTAGAAGAGCTGACCTACGAGGCCTACGGCCCAGGCGGATCTGCCATGATTATCACCGCTTTGACTGATAATAAACTTAGAACATATACCGACATTCGGGCGATAATGAACAAGGCGAACGGCCGCATTGCCGAAGCTGGTTCGGTGATGTACTTGTTTAAGCATAGTGGCGAGATTATCGTTTCGCACGCACCGGAAAAATCAGACGAAGTACAGCTAATTGCCATAGACCAAGGCGCAGACGATGTTGAAAGCGATGAAGGGCTAACCCGCGTCATCACCGCCGTACCGGATCTGCAAAAAATCCGTCAGGGTCTACTTGATGCGGGATTGACGGTGGATGACGCCAAGTTGCAATGGATCGCCAAAACTCCGCATATTTTATCAGATGAAGATTTAGCAAAATTAGATAGATTAATTGAACTATTAGATGAACTAGACGATGTCACCGAAGTAGCAACAAACGTTGGATAG
- the ruvC gene encoding crossover junction endodeoxyribonuclease RuvC, with amino-acid sequence MRILGIDPGTAIIGYGMIECDHGEIVCGYHHAIYGAIQTDKDQTASARLLVQYGQLTGLIRSAKPDLIVTEKLFFARNVTTAIAVGQSRGIILLTAEQAGAPLFEYTPMQIKQQITGYGKADKKQIREMVKKIMQLDTERTKLDDAWDGLAIAITHCYLAGLAVRPEFIVQNTKH; translated from the coding sequence ATGAGAATTTTAGGAATTGATCCGGGTACCGCCATTATTGGCTACGGGATGATTGAATGTGATCACGGCGAAATCGTGTGCGGATATCATCACGCCATCTATGGCGCAATTCAAACCGACAAAGATCAAACCGCATCGGCACGCTTGTTAGTTCAGTACGGTCAACTTACCGGATTAATCAGGTCTGCTAAACCTGACTTAATTGTCACCGAGAAACTGTTTTTTGCCCGAAACGTTACCACTGCCATTGCCGTTGGGCAATCGCGCGGCATTATTTTGCTTACCGCCGAACAAGCCGGCGCACCATTGTTTGAATACACGCCAATGCAGATTAAGCAGCAGATTACCGGTTACGGCAAGGCAGATAAAAAGCAGATTCGCGAAATGGTTAAGAAAATTATGCAATTAGACACCGAACGCACTAAATTAGACGATGCGTGGGACGGCTTGGCCATTGCGATAACTCACTGCTATCTTGCGGGTTTGGCAGTCCGACCAGAGTTTATAGTACAAAATACGAAGCACTAA
- the galT gene encoding galactose-1-phosphate uridylyltransferase — MPRIRQNIVTGEWVVVAPERAKRPEEFNKRPFSAALLHDQECFFCVGGSAWNERLDRVGSKNIYVIPNKFPAFTKETNIEETGHDFFSDNSAEGVHEVIILSNPNDALNKISSKNLADLLQVMRDRTRFYQQDVSIRSFTPIYNHGLGSGASVNHPHAQFFGNNLVPPRLLNEFMGSEQYFHHQRNCVFCDLLTFELKENSRVVFKNDGAVAVTAYAPRFPFETWIIPTDHLSTFAGASDKTLKQVAEALRSIMKQFDQKLSNPPLNWFIHTSRSFDYHQKMTYHWHLEITPRLSTYGGYELATDMTIETVMPEIAARFLKS, encoded by the coding sequence ATGCCCAGAATTCGTCAAAATATTGTTACCGGGGAATGGGTGGTGGTGGCACCTGAACGCGCCAAACGCCCCGAAGAATTTAATAAACGGCCTTTTTCGGCGGCCCTGCTGCACGACCAAGAATGTTTCTTTTGTGTTGGCGGTTCGGCGTGGAACGAACGACTAGACCGCGTTGGTAGTAAAAATATTTACGTTATTCCAAATAAATTCCCCGCTTTTACCAAAGAAACTAATATTGAAGAGACCGGACACGATTTTTTCTCCGACAACTCGGCCGAAGGTGTTCACGAGGTGATTATATTATCCAATCCAAATGATGCACTGAATAAAATATCGTCTAAAAATTTAGCGGATTTATTACAGGTGATGCGTGATCGCACCCGATTTTATCAACAAGACGTCAGTATTCGATCGTTTACCCCTATTTACAATCACGGCTTGGGTTCCGGCGCTTCGGTAAATCATCCTCACGCTCAATTTTTTGGCAATAATTTAGTGCCACCCAGACTACTCAATGAATTTATGGGCTCGGAACAGTACTTTCACCATCAGCGCAACTGCGTTTTTTGTGATTTATTAACTTTTGAGCTTAAAGAAAATTCGCGTGTTGTTTTTAAGAATGACGGCGCGGTGGCCGTGACCGCATACGCACCCAGATTTCCGTTTGAAACTTGGATTATCCCTACCGACCACTTGTCCACTTTTGCCGGAGCGTCTGACAAAACTTTGAAACAAGTTGCCGAAGCCTTGCGATCAATTATGAAACAGTTTGACCAAAAATTAAGTAATCCACCCCTAAACTGGTTTATCCACACTTCACGAAGTTTTGATTATCACCAAAAAATGACCTACCACTGGCATTTGGAAATTACACCACGGCTTTCCACCTACGGTGGTTACGAACTAGCCACCGATATGACTATCGAAACAGTAATGCCCGAAATCGCCGCCAGATTCCTTAAATCATAA
- a CDS encoding ComEC/Rec2 family competence protein: protein MKLRDRLNLICFLCLGFIGGCVVAEFVPAGLPLFWLGLGLLVSLVLSWPNQRVRIGIIGVIGLIGGIGLWQTNFNRWNVNLPTGSAMQITGHLATPLNDGLYNKQAVLTVTNIPSHPQILAYFPQSATLNYGDEVKFSGKLSEITATSKFDGARYWRVRGAKYQTTITQFQTTSTNRGNPLTHYLYQFKDYIKSRNQIALPNNESGLLFGLLFGGSGLLPKAITDQFRTLGISHLTAVSGYNLTIISLWPIVLAGLVHKKWAIGFSAALVLLFVIFTGAPSSIVRAAVMAWVMLLGKLIGRAPHSLLLICSVATIMAIINPFAVKDDAGFILSFLAFFGLVEIGPMLYPKTKWLRLDSLRLIFSQTVGAQIATLPYLLGAFGQLTIISPLSNLVILPLIPLMMLVGLAGVILMAIPLKITLITSSILYYPLHGFLWVIALGSQIPYASFTWQKGGLFPWYLAILIFIWWSLSKRQMFRKSVGAVHEPPAGNSC from the coding sequence ATGAAACTGCGAGATCGGCTTAATCTGATTTGTTTTTTGTGTCTCGGATTTATTGGTGGCTGCGTGGTAGCCGAATTTGTACCCGCCGGTCTGCCACTTTTTTGGCTTGGCTTAGGGCTGTTGGTTAGCTTGGTGCTTTCTTGGCCAAATCAAAGGGTGCGTATTGGAATAATTGGTGTAATTGGATTGATTGGCGGAATTGGATTATGGCAAACGAATTTTAACCGCTGGAACGTGAATCTTCCAACCGGATCTGCCATGCAAATTACCGGGCATCTTGCTACGCCGCTTAACGATGGTTTGTATAATAAACAAGCAGTCTTAACTGTCACCAACATTCCATCACACCCGCAGATTCTGGCCTATTTCCCGCAATCCGCCACCCTAAACTACGGTGATGAAGTCAAATTCTCGGGCAAATTATCTGAAATTACCGCTACCAGTAAATTTGATGGTGCGCGATATTGGCGGGTGCGCGGTGCGAAATACCAAACCACAATCACTCAATTTCAAACCACCAGTACTAACCGCGGCAATCCGCTGACTCACTATCTTTATCAATTTAAAGATTACATTAAGTCACGCAATCAAATTGCTTTGCCCAACAACGAATCCGGTTTGTTGTTTGGATTGCTATTTGGCGGATCGGGGTTGTTGCCCAAAGCAATTACCGACCAGTTTCGCACCCTCGGCATTTCGCACCTGACCGCCGTTTCGGGCTATAACTTAACCATTATTAGCTTGTGGCCAATAGTGTTGGCCGGTTTGGTGCACAAAAAATGGGCGATTGGTTTTTCCGCAGCGCTGGTCTTGCTGTTCGTAATTTTTACTGGTGCGCCATCATCTATCGTTCGCGCGGCGGTAATGGCATGGGTGATGCTGTTGGGTAAATTGATTGGTCGTGCGCCACACAGTTTGCTACTTATCTGTAGCGTGGCCACTATTATGGCAATAATTAATCCGTTTGCGGTTAAAGATGACGCCGGATTCATTTTGTCGTTTTTGGCATTTTTTGGTTTGGTTGAAATCGGTCCGATGCTCTATCCTAAAACCAAATGGCTACGGCTAGACAGCTTGCGTTTGATATTTAGCCAAACCGTGGGCGCCCAAATTGCCACCTTACCATATTTGCTCGGTGCATTTGGTCAGCTAACCATCATCTCACCTTTAAGTAATTTGGTTATTTTGCCACTGATTCCACTAATGATGTTAGTTGGATTGGCGGGAGTGATTTTGATGGCTATTCCGCTAAAAATTACTTTAATTACCAGCTCAATTTTGTACTATCCGTTGCATGGGTTTTTGTGGGTGATTGCCTTGGGGAGTCAAATTCCCTACGCATCATTTACATGGCAAAAAGGCGGGTTATTCCCGTGGTATTTGGCAATATTAATTTTTATTTGGTGGAGTTTATCGAAAAGACAAATGTTTAGAAAATCCGTAGGGGCGGTTCATGAACCGCCCGCGGGCAATTCGTGTTAA
- a CDS encoding nucleotide exchange factor GrpE gives MPKKVKPEINEYEQKANEYLAGWQRAQADLVNMRNRHEEDRKSLLSYAHSDIVEQILPVFDNFMRAAEHTPTDESANWTNWANGIKAIEKQFETVLNQCGVNQIKVAIGDTFDPNFHEALMTEKSELEPDKILAIIEPGYMLNDKVLRPVKVKVSSGE, from the coding sequence ATGCCTAAAAAAGTTAAACCCGAGATTAATGAATACGAACAAAAAGCGAACGAATATTTGGCCGGATGGCAACGCGCCCAGGCCGATTTAGTAAATATGCGAAATCGCCACGAAGAAGATCGCAAATCGCTACTATCCTACGCTCACAGCGACATTGTAGAACAAATCTTGCCGGTTTTTGACAATTTTATGCGCGCCGCAGAGCACACTCCAACCGACGAATCAGCTAATTGGACCAATTGGGCTAACGGTATTAAGGCAATTGAAAAACAATTTGAAACTGTCTTAAACCAATGCGGTGTAAACCAAATTAAAGTTGCGATTGGCGACACATTTGATCCAAATTTTCACGAAGCGTTGATGACCGAAAAATCAGAGCTGGAACCGGATAAAATCCTTGCCATAATTGAACCGGGTTATATGTTGAATGATAAAGTACTCAGACCGGTTAAGGTTAAGGTGAGTAGTGGGGAGTAG
- the dnaK gene encoding molecular chaperone DnaK has translation MGKIIGIDLGTTNSVGAVMEAGSAKVIPTAEGGNIVPSIVAINKNNERLVGQIAKRQAVTNPANTIFSIKRFIGRKFDDKDVQDDLKHIPYKAVKAANGSVSVMLNDKEYTPQEISSFILAKIKQDAESYLGEPVTDAVITVPAYFDDAERQATKDAGKIAGLNVQRIINEPTAAALAYGLEKQKNEKVAVFDLGGGTFDITVLELSAADGESSFEVIATNGDTHLGGDDFDQKLMQELLEIFKKDQGIDLSKDIMALQRIKEAAEKAKIELSNTLETEVNLPFITADANGPKHLVTKITRARLEQLTEDLVQRTLEPCKKALADSKLNPSDVNEVILVGGQTRMPRVIAAVKDFFGKEPNKSVNPDEAVAIGAAIQGGVLGGDVKDVLLLDVTPLSLGLETLGGVMTRLIERNTTIPTSKSQVFSTASDNQPAVEIHVLQGERDMAADNKTLGQFVLDGIPPAPRGVPQVEVTFDIDANGIVHVSAKDKATGKEQKITITSSSGLSDEEISKMQKDAEAHADEDKKKRELVESKNIADNMIYTAEKTLRDLGEKADPELKRAVEDAVLAVKNTLTSNDAAQIAKATEELSNHLSKLGQAAYQEPEKSETKTDEAGEKPKDDKEGQDQSK, from the coding sequence ATGGGTAAAATAATCGGTATCGATTTAGGTACTACCAACTCGGTTGGCGCCGTAATGGAAGCTGGCAGCGCCAAAGTAATCCCCACCGCCGAGGGCGGTAACATTGTGCCATCTATTGTTGCTATCAACAAAAATAATGAGCGACTGGTAGGGCAAATTGCTAAGCGCCAAGCGGTCACTAATCCCGCCAACACTATCTTTTCCATTAAACGTTTTATCGGACGCAAATTTGACGATAAAGACGTTCAAGACGATCTAAAACATATTCCTTATAAAGCGGTTAAAGCAGCCAACGGCTCTGTTTCGGTGATGTTAAATGATAAAGAGTACACCCCGCAAGAAATTTCCTCGTTTATTTTAGCCAAAATTAAGCAAGATGCTGAAAGCTATTTGGGCGAACCGGTAACTGATGCGGTTATCACCGTGCCAGCTTATTTTGACGATGCCGAACGCCAAGCCACCAAAGACGCCGGCAAAATTGCCGGGCTGAACGTGCAACGTATCATTAATGAACCAACTGCTGCCGCACTGGCTTACGGCTTGGAAAAACAGAAAAATGAAAAAGTGGCGGTTTTTGATTTAGGCGGTGGTACGTTTGATATTACCGTGCTGGAACTATCCGCTGCCGATGGCGAATCAAGTTTTGAGGTAATTGCCACCAACGGTGATACGCATTTGGGTGGAGACGACTTTGACCAAAAATTGATGCAAGAATTACTTGAAATCTTTAAAAAGGATCAGGGAATTGATCTATCAAAAGACATCATGGCATTGCAACGTATTAAAGAAGCGGCCGAAAAAGCCAAAATTGAGCTTTCTAACACTTTGGAAACCGAAGTTAACTTACCGTTTATCACCGCAGACGCTAACGGGCCAAAACATTTGGTCACCAAAATTACTCGTGCGCGCTTGGAACAACTAACCGAAGATTTGGTTCAGCGCACCTTAGAGCCCTGCAAAAAAGCGCTAGCCGACTCAAAACTAAACCCATCCGATGTTAACGAAGTCATTTTAGTTGGTGGGCAAACCCGTATGCCACGAGTAATTGCGGCGGTCAAAGATTTCTTTGGCAAAGAACCAAACAAAAGCGTAAATCCGGATGAAGCAGTAGCAATTGGCGCCGCTATTCAAGGTGGAGTGTTGGGCGGCGATGTTAAAGACGTATTGCTGTTAGATGTTACCCCGCTGTCTTTGGGATTAGAAACTTTGGGTGGAGTAATGACCAGATTAATTGAGCGCAACACTACCATCCCGACATCAAAATCACAGGTGTTTTCTACTGCTAGCGATAATCAACCGGCTGTGGAAATCCACGTCTTACAAGGTGAGCGCGATATGGCCGCGGACAACAAAACCTTAGGCCAGTTTGTACTGGATGGCATCCCACCAGCCCCCAGAGGCGTGCCACAGGTTGAAGTTACGTTTGACATAGATGCTAATGGTATTGTTCACGTTTCAGCCAAAGACAAGGCCACCGGTAAAGAACAAAAAATCACCATCACTTCTTCTTCCGGATTATCCGACGAAGAAATTAGTAAGATGCAAAAAGACGCCGAAGCACACGCGGACGAAGATAAGAAGAAACGCGAACTTGTGGAAAGCAAGAATATCGCCGATAATATGATATATACGGCCGAAAAAACATTGCGCGATTTAGGCGAAAAAGCCGATCCGGAATTAAAACGAGCGGTTGAAGACGCGGTGCTGGCAGTCAAAAACACCCTAACATCTAACGATGCAGCGCAAATTGCCAAAGCAACCGAAGAGTTAAGTAATCACCTATCCAAACTGGGACAAGCGGCTTATCAAGAACCAGAAAAATCTGAAACAAAAACCGACGAGGCGGGGGAGAAGCCAAAGGATGACAAAGAGGGGCAGGATCAATCTAAATAG
- a CDS encoding DnaJ domain-containing protein yields MAKNYYEILGVSKSASADEIKRAYRKLAHEHHPDKGGGAAAEAKFKEINEAYQVLSNPQKRQSYDTFGTADGAQFGGANPGGFGGFGNMGGFDFGSGGVHFGGGLGDLFEGIFGQTMAQVQVEVEISITQAVLGDTLHLQVENKKVDLAIPAGTQDGHSFRLRGQGRAFRGGVGDLIVSVRIRVPRHLSREQRELYEKLKNLE; encoded by the coding sequence GTGGCTAAAAATTATTATGAAATTTTAGGCGTTTCAAAATCTGCCTCGGCGGATGAAATTAAGCGTGCATATCGTAAATTAGCCCACGAGCATCACCCAGACAAGGGCGGTGGCGCCGCAGCCGAAGCCAAATTCAAAGAAATTAACGAAGCTTATCAAGTTTTATCTAACCCGCAAAAACGCCAATCTTACGACACCTTTGGCACCGCCGATGGTGCGCAATTTGGTGGAGCAAACCCCGGCGGCTTCGGTGGATTTGGCAATATGGGCGGATTCGATTTTGGATCTGGCGGAGTACACTTTGGTGGCGGTTTGGGAGATCTGTTTGAGGGGATTTTTGGTCAAACCATGGCGCAAGTCCAAGTTGAAGTTGAAATATCAATTACCCAAGCGGTTTTAGGCGATACCTTGCATTTACAAGTTGAGAACAAAAAAGTTGACCTAGCAATACCGGCTGGCACACAGGACGGCCATTCATTCCGTCTACGTGGGCAGGGGCGGGCGTTTCGTGGCGGGGTTGGTGATTTGATTGTCTCGGTTCGCATACGCGTGCCAAGACATCTTAGTCGCGAACAACGCGAACTATACGAAAAACTAAAAAATTTGGAATAA
- the fmt gene encoding methionyl-tRNA formyltransferase: protein MKLKLVYAPSPILNRKAISVPKITPDLVKLANNMLETMVDGNGIGLAAPQVNQNVRLIVVGNSPEKEGEDYIPTTILFNPKITKFSSEKEFATEGCLSIPGITGVVERSKSITVEFLDVDGNKQTLNASDLYARVIQHEVDHLEGVLFTDRLRHYSIVFYGTSDFAVPALEELLLHPQFELKAIVTETDKPAGRGHQLTASPVKKFALDNKIKVLQPMSLNCQHKNATKAQSATNAFQDLSKIKPDFQIVASYGKIIPQEFLDLAKLINLNIHPSLLPKYRGASPIQSAILHGETQTGVAVMAMAAEMDAGPVVTMYRHNIDPDENADQLSKRLAESGAAQLIMTLEEMLSNKSSLYEQDHTKATFTKKFESVDGLIDWTKSPIDLHNFVRALTSKPGAFTQIDGQNVKILKTHLTEGKLTIDLVQLPGKKPFSMSDLKNGYPKMYQELLNQSNK, encoded by the coding sequence ATGAAATTAAAACTGGTATATGCCCCAAGCCCAATCTTAAATCGCAAAGCCATCAGTGTGCCAAAAATCACGCCAGATTTGGTGAAGCTAGCCAACAATATGCTGGAAACAATGGTAGATGGCAATGGCATCGGCCTAGCCGCTCCCCAAGTTAATCAGAATGTTCGTTTGATCGTTGTGGGAAATTCACCCGAAAAAGAGGGTGAAGATTACATCCCAACCACCATTTTATTCAATCCTAAAATCACCAAATTCTCGTCGGAAAAAGAGTTCGCCACCGAAGGCTGCTTGTCTATTCCGGGAATTACCGGCGTGGTTGAACGATCAAAGTCGATTACGGTTGAATTTCTTGATGTTGATGGAAATAAGCAAACGCTAAACGCAAGCGACTTGTATGCGCGCGTAATTCAACACGAGGTTGACCACTTGGAAGGCGTACTGTTCACTGATCGTCTAAGACACTATTCGATCGTCTTTTACGGCACCTCCGATTTTGCCGTACCGGCGCTAGAAGAGTTGCTTCTGCACCCACAGTTTGAACTTAAAGCGATTGTAACCGAAACCGATAAACCGGCTGGCCGCGGACATCAGCTAACCGCGTCACCGGTGAAAAAATTCGCCCTTGATAATAAAATCAAAGTGCTGCAGCCAATGTCGCTTAATTGCCAACACAAAAACGCCACCAAAGCCCAGTCAGCCACAAATGCTTTTCAAGACTTAAGCAAAATTAAGCCTGATTTTCAGATTGTGGCCAGTTATGGAAAAATCATCCCGCAAGAATTTTTGGATTTAGCAAAACTGATCAACCTAAATATTCACCCATCACTATTGCCAAAATATCGTGGCGCCAGCCCAATTCAATCTGCCATTTTGCACGGTGAAACTCAAACCGGCGTGGCAGTGATGGCAATGGCGGCGGAAATGGACGCCGGCCCGGTAGTAACAATGTATCGCCACAATATCGACCCGGACGAAAATGCAGATCAGTTATCAAAACGGTTGGCTGAGTCTGGCGCAGCGCAACTGATTATGACCTTAGAGGAAATGTTAAGCAATAAATCGTCACTGTATGAGCAAGACCACACCAAAGCCACTTTCACCAAAAAGTTTGAAAGCGTGGACGGATTAATTGATTGGACCAAATCTCCAATAGATTTGCATAACTTTGTCCGCGCGCTAACCTCTAAACCGGGCGCGTTCACCCAGATTGATGGCCAAAACGTCAAAATACTGAAAACCCATTTGACAGAGGGTAAATTGACCATTGATTTGGTGCAATTACCCGGTAAAAAACCATTTTCAATGTCGGATTTGAAAAATGGATATCCAAAAATGTATCAAGAATTATTAAATCAATCCAATAAGTAA
- the rpsP gene encoding 30S ribosomal protein S16 has product MLRIRLARRGQKHQPTYRLVVAEHTRPTTGKFVEILGHYIPTTKPKVFEVKKDRVLYWIERGAQPTDTVHNLLVDAGVLTDKRDIRYAKEKIEEDKAEKVEKVEDAAKDTVPEEVPEESVDNPVEDATEEKVEEATEEVVEPDANQS; this is encoded by the coding sequence ATGTTACGCATCCGCCTAGCCCGACGTGGCCAAAAACATCAGCCGACTTATCGCTTAGTAGTTGCTGAGCACACCCGACCAACCACCGGTAAGTTTGTCGAGATTTTGGGTCACTACATTCCGACCACAAAACCAAAAGTGTTCGAAGTTAAAAAAGACCGCGTTTTGTACTGGATTGAGCGCGGCGCTCAGCCAACCGATACTGTGCACAATTTGTTAGTTGATGCCGGTGTGTTGACAGACAAGCGCGACATTCGCTACGCTAAAGAAAAGATCGAGGAGGACAAAGCAGAGAAGGTCGAAAAAGTCGAAGACGCCGCTAAAGATACAGTGCCCGAGGAAGTTCCAGAAGAATCAGTTGATAATCCTGTTGAAGACGCCACCGAAGAAAAAGTTGAAGAAGCTACCGAAGAAGTAGTTGAACCCGACGCCAATCAGTCATAA
- a CDS encoding KH domain-containing protein, whose protein sequence is MSDQEFVQTIVKAIVDHPEDVKTERVVDDKGILISLTVNEEDMGKIIGKGGRTVNSIRKLLHVLGAKTDERINLKIYEPDGQEVSTPTEDSVVEEPEKKEEVVEESAPEKPKDEPKLDDVPTDVLV, encoded by the coding sequence ATGTCAGACCAAGAGTTCGTCCAAACGATCGTTAAGGCGATTGTGGATCACCCCGAGGATGTCAAAACCGAGCGTGTGGTAGACGACAAAGGAATTCTAATCTCGCTAACGGTAAACGAAGAGGATATGGGAAAAATAATTGGTAAAGGCGGACGAACCGTCAACTCAATCCGCAAATTATTGCATGTTCTAGGTGCCAAAACCGACGAACGTATCAATCTAAAAATTTACGAGCCAGATGGCCAAGAGGTTTCCACCCCAACCGAAGACTCAGTAGTTGAAGAACCAGAGAAAAAAGAGGAAGTCGTTGAAGAAAGCGCTCCAGAAAAACCCAAAGATGAGCCGAAACTAGACGATGTCCCAACCGACGTATTAGTCTAA